The following are encoded together in the Chanodichthys erythropterus isolate Z2021 chromosome 16, ASM2448905v1, whole genome shotgun sequence genome:
- the palm1b gene encoding paralemmin 1b isoform X2 yields the protein MSEDLSQQDRLRAIAEKRKRDAEIENKRRQLEDDRRQLQHLKSKALRERWLLDGAPSSGEDEAQKQLQEDEAKTKLLEQTILRLEQEIDELESGVPLNKGDKQGNENAPDGPVKVENGIQQPSPNADQNSKKQITGIEAKLQCTNPDVAIENASAEHPVTMVFMGYKNVEDEAETKKALGIEETVKAEFVVIEDGENKGGNEGAKEDQAPPNGSASSPDKAQDQAKKEESKEEGNSKEKQPCKCCTVM from the exons ATGTCGGAAGATTTGTCACAGCAAGATAGACTGCGGGCCATTGCT GAGAAGAGAAAGAGGGATGCTGAGATTGAGAACAAAAGAAGACAATTGGAGGATGACCGTAGACAACTTCAGCATCTCAAG TCAAAGGCATTGAGAGAGAGATGGCTGTTGGACGGAGCGCCATCCAGTGGAGAGGACGAGGCACAGAAACAACTACAAGAGGATGAAGCCAAGACCAAACTACTGGAACAGACCATCCTCAG acTAGAACAGGAGATTGATGAGCTTGAGAGTGGCGTCCCTTTGAATAAAGGAGATAAACAGGGCAATGAAAAT GCACCTGATGGTCCAGTGAAGG TTGAGAATGGCATACAGCAGCCCAGTCCTAATGCAGATCAAAATAGCAAGAAACAGATCACAGGCATTGAGGCAAAGCTGCAGTGCACCAATCCTGATGTAGCCATTGAGAATGCCAGCGCAGAGCATCCCGTCACCATGGTGTTCATGGGCTACAAGAATGTAGAGGATGAGGCTGAGACCAAGAAGGCACTGGGCATAGAGGAGAcagtcaaagctgaatttgtgGTTATTGAGGACGGCGAGAACAAAGGTGGAAACGAAGGGGCCAAAGAGGACCAGGCCCCACCAAACGGCAGTGCCTCCAGTCCTGACAAAGCTCAGGATCAGGCCAAGAAGGAGGAATCAAAAGAAGAGGGCAATTCGAAAGAAAAGCAGCCGTGCAAGTGCTGCACAGTCATGTGA
- the palm1b gene encoding paralemmin 1b isoform X1, which translates to MSEDLSQQDRLRAIAEKRKRDAEIENKRRQLEDDRRQLQHLKSKALRERWLLDGAPSSGEDEAQKQLQEDEAKTKLLEQTILRLEQEIDELESGVPLNKGDKQGNENAPDGPVKAVENGIQQPSPNADQNSKKQITGIEAKLQCTNPDVAIENASAEHPVTMVFMGYKNVEDEAETKKALGIEETVKAEFVVIEDGENKGGNEGAKEDQAPPNGSASSPDKAQDQAKKEESKEEGNSKEKQPCKCCTVM; encoded by the exons ATGTCGGAAGATTTGTCACAGCAAGATAGACTGCGGGCCATTGCT GAGAAGAGAAAGAGGGATGCTGAGATTGAGAACAAAAGAAGACAATTGGAGGATGACCGTAGACAACTTCAGCATCTCAAG TCAAAGGCATTGAGAGAGAGATGGCTGTTGGACGGAGCGCCATCCAGTGGAGAGGACGAGGCACAGAAACAACTACAAGAGGATGAAGCCAAGACCAAACTACTGGAACAGACCATCCTCAG acTAGAACAGGAGATTGATGAGCTTGAGAGTGGCGTCCCTTTGAATAAAGGAGATAAACAGGGCAATGAAAAT GCACCTGATGGTCCAGTGAAGG CAGTTGAGAATGGCATACAGCAGCCCAGTCCTAATGCAGATCAAAATAGCAAGAAACAGATCACAGGCATTGAGGCAAAGCTGCAGTGCACCAATCCTGATGTAGCCATTGAGAATGCCAGCGCAGAGCATCCCGTCACCATGGTGTTCATGGGCTACAAGAATGTAGAGGATGAGGCTGAGACCAAGAAGGCACTGGGCATAGAGGAGAcagtcaaagctgaatttgtgGTTATTGAGGACGGCGAGAACAAAGGTGGAAACGAAGGGGCCAAAGAGGACCAGGCCCCACCAAACGGCAGTGCCTCCAGTCCTGACAAAGCTCAGGATCAGGCCAAGAAGGAGGAATCAAAAGAAGAGGGCAATTCGAAAGAAAAGCAGCCGTGCAAGTGCTGCACAGTCATGTGA
- the palm1b gene encoding paralemmin 1b isoform X3, translating to MACLPYSKALRERWLLDGAPSSGEDEAQKQLQEDEAKTKLLEQTILRLEQEIDELESGVPLNKGDKQGNENAPDGPVKAVENGIQQPSPNADQNSKKQITGIEAKLQCTNPDVAIENASAEHPVTMVFMGYKNVEDEAETKKALGIEETVKAEFVVIEDGENKGGNEGAKEDQAPPNGSASSPDKAQDQAKKEESKEEGNSKEKQPCKCCTVM from the exons ATGGCGTGTCTTCcttat TCAAAGGCATTGAGAGAGAGATGGCTGTTGGACGGAGCGCCATCCAGTGGAGAGGACGAGGCACAGAAACAACTACAAGAGGATGAAGCCAAGACCAAACTACTGGAACAGACCATCCTCAG acTAGAACAGGAGATTGATGAGCTTGAGAGTGGCGTCCCTTTGAATAAAGGAGATAAACAGGGCAATGAAAAT GCACCTGATGGTCCAGTGAAGG CAGTTGAGAATGGCATACAGCAGCCCAGTCCTAATGCAGATCAAAATAGCAAGAAACAGATCACAGGCATTGAGGCAAAGCTGCAGTGCACCAATCCTGATGTAGCCATTGAGAATGCCAGCGCAGAGCATCCCGTCACCATGGTGTTCATGGGCTACAAGAATGTAGAGGATGAGGCTGAGACCAAGAAGGCACTGGGCATAGAGGAGAcagtcaaagctgaatttgtgGTTATTGAGGACGGCGAGAACAAAGGTGGAAACGAAGGGGCCAAAGAGGACCAGGCCCCACCAAACGGCAGTGCCTCCAGTCCTGACAAAGCTCAGGATCAGGCCAAGAAGGAGGAATCAAAAGAAGAGGGCAATTCGAAAGAAAAGCAGCCGTGCAAGTGCTGCACAGTCATGTGA